The genomic window ATCCAGTCCTGGCCTCTGTTCTTTTCtaagtgtctccctctcccagcctgcCTGCCTTTACTTATATGGTAGGGGTGGGGTGCTGTGTCTGGCCAGAAGATATTGGGAGGTCCCTGTGAAATCTACTTGTCTTCTCTTGTTGAAGGCTGGGGGAGCAGGTGCAGGGAGACAGGTGTTAAGGAATAGGGAGGTGGGATGAGGAGAGGGGCAGATAGAAGGGAGAAGATGAAGACAGGGGTGAGGGTTTGCTGAGAACTGTAAGCTGCCCAAGCAGAAAGGGACCTCGAGTTCGACTTCTCCAACTCCCtagttttataaatgaggaaacagaagctcagagcaGTGTGACAGCTTTGCCCAGCCTCACATGGCTGCTCTGTGGCTGACTGGCAGCTAGAGCCCAGATCAAACATGGGTGGGGGTGCTGAAGGGGActgtgtttttaagattccaaAGAGATACTCCcccagaagaaaagagatatcACAGGATGAACTGACTGAGGTGAACCGCCAGGAGAGGCTTGGAGTCTGGAGACTCAGGAGTGGGATGGGAAGGTGTCTGAGAGGCTGCTGCCTGCTAGCAGAGTTGGCTAGTAGACATTCCAGATGTATGCCGGCTCTTTATAGGGTTGAGTCTCAATTTCTGAATGGACCCTATAGAATCTTTGTGAAAATCATTCTCAAACTAATTCTTGTAAAACATCAGCATAGCTCTTGACAGTGCTTAATAAGCTTTTGCTATGGTTGTTGTATGCCCTTAGGAACCTTGGAAGCCTGGTGGTTTGGGTTGGGGTATGGCCAGGATGACCCTGTAGGGCCATAGGACAGAGGTCCAGTGTCTCCAGAGACCATTCCTCCTCTGCTGCCTCCAGCTGATAAACCTCTTATCAGGCTCAAGCAGGGGAGCCCAGAGTCAGGATAGGAGGAGAAGGCAGAACTGCTATCAGCCACCAGGCCTGGGCCGTATctcagagaaggggaggggctaTCTGCTTGGCTCTTCCCACAACATGCTCCTTGGGGATCCCGAAGTACTCACTCTCAACCTTGGAGGatgagacagaggaggaaaacaGAGGACCGAGGGGGAAAGCAGGAGTGATCCCTGGAATTGCCccagaaaatgggggaaaaacaaCCCCAGAAGATGTGACTTCTTCCCTGCCCGCTGATACAGTTTTGGGGAGcaagaagaaggggaaagggaaggcacCTTGTCTGAAAAAGTAGGTAAAGACCTACTGTGCTCCCAAAGGACCTGACTACAGCCACAGCAGGTGAGGTGGAGATCACATGGCAGGGAAAGCCTTTGTAGCATAAGGAGTTGGTTGATGAGGACAACAGAGCTGAGGGCATGAAGCCTCTCCTTCTCTCAGCTGAGGCTGCTGGGAGATCTCCATGGAGGCAGGACAAAGTTGCTGGCCCCTAGCGGGGCATGCTTTAACctagatctttttttaaacctctttctCCTTTGACACAGGTTGCTGGGGCCTTTTGGGCTTTGGGGACCCGGGACCAGGCCCTGGCCCAGTAGGATGCCCCCGTGTCCTCCCCAGCAGAGCAGGAACAGGGTGACACAGTTACCCGCTCTGGAGCTGGGTGAGATGGAGTTGACTTGGCAAGAGATCATGTCCATCACTGAGCTGCAGGTGAGCAGGGTCGGGGGTACCTGGGAAAAGGAAGAGCAGAAAAATACAGAGTCTGGCTGGGACCTGAGGCAGGGGGTTGGAGCAAGCAGGGaatgttccaggcactggaaaAGGATGGGCTGGAGTAGGAGGGAGATCTGGATGGAAGACCAGAATATGAAGGGGAAAAGGGTGTGGAAGAGCAGGGGAAAGGAGTGGTGGGGAAGAGTATAAGCTCTCTGGGCAGCCACACTGCTCACATCTCTCTATCCCACCTTCTGCCCCGCCTTTCTTTTCTCACCTTCTTCCCTTCTGAACTCCTCTCCTCCAATCCTGCCCATCTTCTTCCCTCATTTCCTCCCCCTGTCTTCAGATGCTGGGCCCCTTTCCCTCAGGTAGCAGAGCGGTAATTCAGGGGCCTGGAGAAGGGGGGGGGTGTCAGACTATGACAGGGTCCTTGCCTCCTGCTAGTTGGACAAAGGGGTGTCTGTTGGTCTAACAATGATGCCTTTGTCCCATCTGGGCTGGAGCATGGTGTCTCCTCCATGTGGGTTGGGGGCCCTGTTTTCCAACatgttctctcctcctctctgcacctgggcagggagagagggactgAAGAGGAGAGGGTAGAGCTTGTGCTGGCTCCCCAAGGTGCCTCAGCCCCCAGACCTGGCTCTGCCCACTGACCCCACCCCTCTTTTCTCCCCTGTTGCAATGCCTGGGCCCTCAAGATCTGCCCTGAGCCCTCCTCCTGCTCAGCAGCTCCCTCTGCTGGGAACCCATGGGATGGCCAGGGTCTGAATTTGACCCTTTGACCCTAGATAACCACAGCAGGAAAGggtttggggaggtgggggggtcaTCATAGATAACAACTTCTTGTCTTCCTGAAGGAACTAAAGGAAGAAGTGCCACTTCAACCCAATAAGAACTTCTCCTGAGGAGGAGGAGATTCTATATTGTTGCAGCCTTAGATAGTCCTTTCCCAAGTCTGACATCAGTGACTTCCATTCCTGTTTAAGCTGCTTTCTGATTGAAATAGCTTCAACCTTACAAGAAGCTTTGAATGATTTTTAGCACTTTTATGTTCCCCTGttatctcactgtgtctttcaGAAGGACCCAGCTTCTTCTGGAGAAAGAACTGGTTTCTGTCCCTCAGGCTGTCTCCAAAACCTCTTTGTCTTTTCTTGCAGGGCCTAAACGCTCCAAGTGAGCCATCATTtgaggccccagccccagccccataTCCTgggcccccaccacccccaacttACTGCCCCTGCTCAATTCACCCAGATGCTGGCTTCGCCCTTCCTCCACCACCTTATGAGCTTCCAGCACCCACATCTCAGGTCCCAGAGCCTTCATACTCCTATGGCAACATGGCCATCCCAGTCTCCAAGCCACTGACCCTCTCGAGCCTGCTCAGTGAGCCCCTCCCAGACCCCTTGGCTCTCCTGGACATTGGGCTGCCAGTGGGGCCCCCCAAGCCCCAAGAAGACCCAGAATCCGACTCAGGATTATCCCTCAACTATAGTGACGCTGAATCTCTTGAGCTGGAGGGGACAGAGGCTGGTCGGCGGCGCAGTGAGTATGTAGAGATGTACCCAGTGGAGTACCCCTATTCACTTATGCCCAACTCTTTGGCCCATCCTAACTATGCCTTGCCACCTGCGGAGAACCCCTTAGCCTTAGAACCCTCTTCAGGCCCGGTGCGGGCCAAGTCCACTGCACGGGGGGAGGCGGGGAGTCGGGATGAGCGTCGGGCCCTGGCTATGAAGATTCCCTTCCCGACGGACAAGATTGTCAACTTGCCAGTAGATGACTTTAACGAGCTGTTGGCACGATACCCACTGACGGAGAGCCAGCTGGCCTTAGTCCGGGACATCCGACGGCGGGGCAAAAACAAGGTGGCCGCCCAGAACTGTCGCAAGAGAAAGTTGGAGACCATTGTGCAGTTGGAGCGGGAACTGGAGCGGCTGGGCAGTGAGCGGGAACGGCTTCTCCGGGCCAGAGGGGAGGCTGACAGGACCCTGGAGGTCATGCGCCAACAGCTGACGGAGCTGTACTGTGACATTTTCCAGCACCTGCGGGATGAAGCGGGCAACAGCTACTCCCCTGAAGAGTATGCTCTCCAACAGGCTGCTGATGGGGCCATCTTCCTGGTGCCCCGGGGGACCAAGATGGAAGCCACAGACTAAGCTGGCCCAGAGGGGTGGGACTGGTGATGgagattttctttattcccttCTGATAAATGTTCTCCCCAGAAGCAGCTGGGTTCTCCAGACCAGAAGGGGACAATGGGAAACCTGGCATTTGGAGGACCCAAGGTGTATTCAGTAAGGCTTGCCTTGAGACAAGTGTATGAGGGGAGGTTGGAATCTCTTTTCCATGATTCAGCTTCCTAGGTCTCCAACCTCCACCTCTTGTTTGAGCTTTGGTCTATAAAACGCTCTACACAAATTACTGTGTCTTCCTTCTCAAGAGAGTGATGAAGCTCAGTACTGAGTTTAGTGCTTGTTAGTGGCGGGAGGGGAATCCTGCCAAGCTTGTTTCTTTCCCCAACAACTTTGTATGAGAGATACACAAGAAATTTGGGCTTGAGCAGTGTGATTTAccacctttatttcctttttcagagCCCGAGATCATGGGTGATCTGAGGAATCACCAGGGAGGCCCACCCTCCCTGGTGGCCCACTATTTACAGAGCAGGGATTGCAGGCAGCACTGGCTACCTCTCTGTGCAAGGTCGCTGAGGTTTAGACCTCTCCTTTGTCAGTCTTTGGAACACAGAATAGTCTAGAATGCCCCCAGGccttttttctgttctctccctcctgcctacTAATATAGGATGTCCTCATCCTGATGTGCCAGAGCTCTCTCAGAAGACAGAGATGCTCTTGATTGGAG from Mustela lutreola isolate mMusLut2 chromosome 8, mMusLut2.pri, whole genome shotgun sequence includes these protein-coding regions:
- the NFE2 gene encoding transcription factor NF-E2 45 kDa subunit isoform X1; the encoded protein is MPPCPPQQSRNRVTQLPALELGEMELTWQEIMSITELQGLNAPSEPSFEAPAPAPYPGPPPPPTYCPCSIHPDAGFALPPPPYELPAPTSQVPEPSYSYGNMAIPVSKPLTLSSLLSEPLPDPLALLDIGLPVGPPKPQEDPESDSGLSLNYSDAESLELEGTEAGRRRSEYVEMYPVEYPYSLMPNSLAHPNYALPPAENPLALEPSSGPVRAKSTARGEAGSRDERRALAMKIPFPTDKIVNLPVDDFNELLARYPLTESQLALVRDIRRRGKNKVAAQNCRKRKLETIVQLERELERLGSERERLLRARGEADRTLEVMRQQLTELYCDIFQHLRDEAGNSYSPEEYALQQAADGAIFLVPRGTKMEATD
- the NFE2 gene encoding transcription factor NF-E2 45 kDa subunit isoform X2, with protein sequence MAIPVSKPLTLSSLLSEPLPDPLALLDIGLPVGPPKPQEDPESDSGLSLNYSDAESLELEGTEAGRRRSEYVEMYPVEYPYSLMPNSLAHPNYALPPAENPLALEPSSGPVRAKSTARGEAGSRDERRALAMKIPFPTDKIVNLPVDDFNELLARYPLTESQLALVRDIRRRGKNKVAAQNCRKRKLETIVQLERELERLGSERERLLRARGEADRTLEVMRQQLTELYCDIFQHLRDEAGNSYSPEEYALQQAADGAIFLVPRGTKMEATD